Proteins encoded in a region of the Methanofollis tationis genome:
- a CDS encoding TATA-box-binding protein, protein MDDSRYESLKVENIVASGVIADSIDLGEVSKKIPNCELNTKRFPGAVYRIEKPKIASLIFSSGKVVLTGIRKKEDLYEGLSLIVQSLKEAGVDTFDEPKVGITNIVCSYDIGRYINLNKVVITLNLENIEYEPEQFPGLVYRIKDPKIVALLFSSGKIILTGGKTIEDIKRGLDFLEQKLESIL, encoded by the coding sequence ATGGATGATTCAAGGTACGAGTCGCTTAAGGTCGAAAATATCGTTGCATCGGGTGTTATTGCCGACTCCATCGACCTTGGTGAGGTTTCCAAAAAGATCCCCAACTGTGAACTGAATACCAAGCGCTTCCCGGGCGCCGTCTACCGGATCGAAAAGCCAAAGATCGCCTCGCTCATCTTCTCTTCAGGAAAAGTGGTCCTCACCGGGATCCGGAAGAAAGAGGATCTCTACGAAGGCCTCAGTCTCATTGTCCAGTCCTTAAAGGAGGCCGGCGTCGACACCTTCGACGAACCGAAGGTCGGGATCACCAATATCGTCTGCTCGTACGACATCGGCCGGTACATCAACCTCAATAAGGTCGTCATCACCTTGAACCTCGAGAACATCGAGTACGAGCCCGAGCAGTTCCCCGGTCTCGTCTACCGGATCAAAGACCCGAAGATCGTGGCCCTTCTCTTCTCATCCGGGAAGATCATCCTCACCGGCGGGAAGACCATTGAGGATATCAAGCGCGGGCTTGACTTCCTCGAGCAGAAACTCGAAAGCATTCTGTGA
- a CDS encoding DEAD/DEAH box helicase: MTGPISDGSKRSGNSAARDLLDPRVRALIDERGFTDLSEAQQRAIPPLLAGENIVLIAPTGTGKTESAMFPVFNALLSEGGTGFRALYITPLRALNRDILGRLEWWCARLGLTVGVRHGDTPQNVRRKQALSPPDLLITTPETVQALFMGKRLRAHLEGVRHVVVDEIHELAGSKRGAQLAVALERLREHAGEFQRIGLSATVGNPEDIGRYLCGDRPFTLVEVPVAKGLDLAVRFCGSEFSKQTRCVEEMIDAEDSSLVFVNTRVTAEALGHALIERGDIEVHHGSLSKEVRVDAEDRFRAGALRALICTSSMELGIDIGHIGHVVQFGSPREVARLVQRVGRAGHHLFSISRGTVLATGFDDLLEALVIIRRARANEIEPVRPYTNAADVLANAVAAIAVEYGEIAFARTLEIVQRSGCFAGAEDLLRAVCEQMVQHRLIRLEGEGEALRIVTTGRARVYLSANLSMIHDERKVPVFDIVTRRTVGTLDESFVLGFVQTGAVFVTKGQLWRVLDFEEGRLTVEPAKEAKGELPSWEGEQIPVPYAVAQEVGALRRSRDLAAYTENADAVRYAEGYLQEMDRNRTPVPTDRLITLENADDGVVCNICAGHRANETIARVLSILISARHGTTVGIETGAYRAMLRLPRQIRAADIRDLLLATDPAHIGGILRLALRRTALFKWKLVQVAKKFGAIDADADYERISLHRLLQTFDGTVVQDEAYSELFRDYMDVEAAGEVFRAVQAGEVAIHLGPLSVLGADGLSSSRDMIPPPTADQAVISTLKRRLSGDGVVLFCMHCKNWKSRTKVERVPDPPQCPLCSARLVAALKPWEEEQIAIAKKKEKTAEEHAVEDRMLKNANLVLSYGKTAVTALAARGVGPDTAARICAKAKDGDAFYREILKAERNYVLTRRFW, from the coding sequence GTGACGGGACCTATATCGGACGGCTCAAAGAGATCAGGGAACAGCGCTGCGCGTGACCTCCTCGACCCCCGGGTGCGGGCGCTCATCGACGAACGGGGGTTTACCGACCTCTCAGAGGCGCAGCAGCGCGCCATCCCGCCGCTTCTCGCCGGAGAAAACATCGTCCTCATCGCCCCGACCGGCACCGGAAAGACCGAGAGCGCCATGTTTCCGGTCTTCAACGCCCTCCTCTCCGAGGGGGGGACCGGGTTTCGGGCGCTCTACATCACCCCCCTGCGCGCCCTCAACCGCGACATCCTGGGACGCCTGGAGTGGTGGTGCGCCAGACTCGGGCTCACCGTCGGGGTGCGCCACGGCGACACCCCGCAGAACGTCAGGCGCAAACAGGCGCTCTCCCCGCCCGACCTCCTGATCACGACCCCGGAGACGGTGCAGGCCCTCTTCATGGGCAAACGCCTCAGGGCACACCTTGAGGGGGTCAGACACGTCGTCGTCGACGAGATCCACGAACTCGCCGGGAGCAAACGCGGGGCGCAGCTCGCCGTCGCCCTCGAACGGCTGCGCGAGCACGCCGGGGAGTTCCAGCGGATCGGGCTCTCGGCGACGGTCGGCAACCCGGAGGATATCGGCCGGTACCTCTGCGGCGACCGGCCCTTCACCCTGGTCGAGGTCCCGGTGGCAAAAGGGCTCGACCTCGCGGTGCGGTTCTGCGGGAGCGAATTTTCAAAGCAGACCCGCTGCGTCGAGGAGATGATCGACGCCGAAGACTCGTCCCTGGTCTTCGTAAACACCCGGGTGACCGCCGAGGCCCTGGGCCACGCCCTGATCGAGCGGGGGGACATCGAGGTGCACCACGGTTCGCTCTCGAAGGAGGTGCGGGTCGACGCCGAGGATAGGTTCAGGGCCGGGGCGTTGCGTGCCCTCATCTGCACCTCCTCGATGGAGCTCGGTATCGATATCGGGCATATCGGGCACGTGGTCCAGTTCGGCAGCCCCCGCGAGGTCGCACGCCTCGTGCAACGGGTCGGGCGGGCCGGTCACCACCTCTTCTCGATCTCGCGGGGCACCGTGCTTGCCACCGGGTTCGACGACCTTCTGGAGGCCCTCGTGATCATCAGAAGGGCACGTGCAAACGAGATCGAGCCGGTGCGGCCCTATACGAATGCGGCCGATGTGCTGGCGAACGCCGTCGCCGCCATCGCCGTGGAGTACGGCGAGATCGCGTTCGCCCGGACCCTCGAGATTGTCCAGCGCTCGGGCTGCTTTGCCGGGGCCGAAGACCTCCTGCGGGCCGTCTGCGAGCAGATGGTGCAGCACCGCCTCATCAGGCTGGAGGGGGAGGGCGAGGCCCTGCGGATCGTCACCACCGGGCGGGCCCGCGTCTATCTCTCGGCGAACCTCTCGATGATCCACGACGAGCGGAAGGTGCCGGTCTTCGATATCGTCACCAGGCGGACGGTCGGCACCCTGGACGAGTCCTTTGTCCTGGGCTTCGTCCAGACCGGGGCGGTCTTCGTCACCAAGGGGCAGCTCTGGCGGGTGCTCGACTTCGAGGAAGGGCGACTCACCGTCGAACCGGCAAAGGAGGCGAAAGGGGAACTGCCCTCATGGGAGGGCGAGCAGATCCCGGTGCCGTATGCGGTGGCGCAGGAGGTGGGGGCATTGCGGCGGAGCCGAGACCTCGCCGCCTATACGGAGAACGCCGACGCGGTCAGGTATGCCGAAGGCTACCTGCAGGAGATGGACAGGAACAGGACGCCGGTCCCGACCGACCGGCTGATCACCCTCGAGAACGCCGACGACGGCGTGGTCTGCAACATCTGCGCCGGTCACCGGGCAAACGAGACGATCGCGCGCGTCCTGTCCATCCTGATCTCGGCGCGCCACGGCACCACGGTCGGGATCGAGACCGGGGCGTACCGGGCAATGCTGCGCCTGCCGCGGCAGATCCGGGCGGCCGATATCAGGGACCTCCTCCTCGCCACCGACCCGGCCCACATCGGCGGGATCCTCCGCCTCGCCCTCAGACGGACGGCGCTCTTCAAGTGGAAGCTGGTGCAGGTGGCAAAGAAGTTCGGGGCGATCGATGCCGACGCCGACTACGAGCGCATCAGCCTCCACCGCCTTCTCCAGACCTTCGACGGGACGGTCGTGCAGGACGAGGCCTACAGCGAACTCTTCAGGGACTACATGGACGTGGAGGCCGCGGGCGAGGTCTTCAGGGCCGTGCAGGCCGGCGAGGTGGCGATCCATCTCGGCCCCCTCTCGGTCCTCGGGGCCGACGGCCTCTCCTCCTCCCGCGACATGATCCCGCCGCCCACCGCCGACCAGGCGGTGATCTCGACCCTGAAGCGACGCCTCTCGGGCGACGGCGTGGTCCTCTTCTGCATGCACTGCAAGAACTGGAAGAGCAGGACAAAGGTGGAGCGGGTGCCCGACCCGCCGCAGTGCCCCCTCTGCTCGGCGCGGCTTGTCGCCGCCCTCAAGCCCTGGGAGGAGGAGCAGATCGCTATCGCAAAGAAGAAGGAGAAGACGGCCGAGGAGCACGCCGTCGAGGACCGCATGCTCAAGAACGCCAACCTCGTCTTATCCTACGGAAAAACGGCGGTCACCGCCCTTGCGGCGCGGGGGGTCGGCCCTGATACGGCGGCACGGATCTGTGCAAAAGCGAAAGATGGGGATGCGTTCTACCGGGAGATCCTGAAAGCGGAGAGGAACTACGTCCTCACCCGCCGTTTCTGGTGA
- a CDS encoding HAMP domain-containing protein: protein MDGMARTGTAERSLTLQIPIFYKLFVSMLFVAVIPIALIGLMAAGDTGGIVSSIGLPATIFLLTLVTLSIVVMWSFFLASSITSPITQLSEVARSVSMGDLKNSEVHVMTNDEIGDLASSFNRMINSYKILDALSREEGE from the coding sequence ATGGATGGAATGGCCCGGACAGGTACGGCGGAGAGGAGTCTGACACTCCAGATCCCCATATTCTACAAGCTCTTCGTGAGCATGCTCTTTGTAGCGGTGATCCCGATCGCCCTGATCGGTCTCATGGCGGCCGGCGACACAGGCGGCATCGTGTCAAGCATCGGTCTGCCAGCGACGATCTTCCTCCTGACGCTCGTGACGCTCTCCATCGTGGTGATGTGGAGCTTCTTCCTTGCAAGCAGCATCACAAGCCCCATCACCCAGCTCTCAGAAGTCGCACGCTCGGTCTCCATGGGCGACCTGAAGAACTCCGAGGTGCACGTGATGACCAACGACGAGATCGGGGATCTTGCCTCCTCGTTCAACAGGATGATCAACTCCTACAAGATCCTGGATGCGCTCTCGCGGGAAGAGGGCGAGTGA